The window aggcttaagaaaatcatggaatGGACCctttaaaatatgcatttttgagtttaaaactgctttattttcattcactttaagctgatcctgatttgaccccatacgtTTCTCTCTGGTCAAAGGTTGACTATGAagaaaattatgactttattcttctaattcatgctaacgttagcattagcttcgGGTCTGAGACATAAAGTTGTTGAATATTTGCTTTTacaaaatcaatgaaaacagaaaaaaattcggacaatttcagcatttctgatgcgttttttttttttNNNNNNNNNNNNNNNNNNNTCCTTTTGCTCAGAAACGTGTTTGATCTGCTGGAAAATAAAGATCCAATTCAATGGAAACTGTTTCCTATgtgtcttttactttgaaaagaaatcATGTGACCCTCAGTAATAAACTgtttaatgtaaagaaaaaatatatataaatcttaatctttgctttatttatgcataaaaatccaacagtttatttatatttattataatagcAACAATAAGACAAACACAAATcggtttggaacgccagggggaggAGTNNNNNNNNNNNNNNNNNNNNNNNNNNNNNNNNNNNNNNNNNNNNNNNNNNNNNNNNNNNNNNNNNNNNNNNNNGCAGAGTCCTGTCTGTCTATACAGCAGGCAGCGCGCATGCGCGCACAGCAAAGTCAGCAGCAAAGTTTCTCGGCTGATGATCGATCGTGTTTTCTGCATAATTTTCAGAACCGTCCGCGGTCTCTCACCCGTGACGCCGGTCTCGTCTGCGCTCCACAGTGGACACCCCGCAGCCACGCCGCCATCTTCAACTGAGCACGCGCCGACGCCGTGCCCGCGCGTTTTTGTTCTGCCCTGTTTTTCACCGGAACATCCGGtccctcttattttgaaggactCGTGGTTCCGGTGCGGTTCGTCTGAGCTGATGGAGGTGCGAGGTCCCGGTCCCGAGTTGGTTCTTGTTTTTAGCGGGAAGCGGAAGTCCGGGAAGGATTATATCACGGACCTGATCTCAGATCGGTATGGATCTAAACAGATGAATTATATCGATCTCACAGGCACGCGCGAACTTTAACCCTCATAAAGAAAAACGATCGCTTGCGCGCATGCGCCGCTGCAGTGACCGAATGAAGGGGCGGAGAGGGGTGGGGCTAAAAGTATTTGGGTGGCGCGAGGTTCTTACCAATCTATGGTtctgaccatagactgtatataaaataactggactgatcaacccccctccctccgtgttccatataggaagtaccactgggttccaaaaaggccaaagtcccgttgacttccattgagaaacagacagttatttcacagtcattttatatctcagaataatcattcttcctctgctgctttctgattaacttcttttttctaatcctaatttttttaaagattttttttccattatcacaagttattagagttataaattgaccaatcagatggctcaataagcgtttgtgggtctgacgtcgaccgtctggggggtttgattgacagatgacgggtagccaatgggagcagacttcatcaatgggtccgtgaagaccttttaacacctactttacaattcaacaatgtaccaatcattgtcctactgttgttttcctcaatggaatgtaccgatgcagcagtttaaaacaacaagaggagcatgctgtcgacatttttagatgaggatttactctgtagaaatagatttcactctgaggttatgtgtttggacttttttgtttgtttaacgctcgtttttctttatttcactgttttgattgtagcttataaattataagttgcgtatcatacgaaatggtacagctcctccataaaatcaccaaccaaagtttcatcttcttcacttttccagcttcagcctgaattagacacagccgtctgaggagcgcgagacaaacttaaaggacctggtcgtattttaaacaggaaaaagatccagctgttcacttgttaggatggttatttattttaaatactgctgaacgcgcttctcacgtgcatctgatcagacggTAACCTGGCCGCGAATGAGAACCGACAAGCTGCTGCGCGCGAGGGACACGCGCCGTTCTccagcagcgtcacccaaatgctccttttatctggactaaaatgaataaatgtaagtaaatcccaaaggaccgctgacagaatcaaatgttggaatggttctccctcaaaggcttcaacaatgacttgtacaatcagcccagtctcagtaaaatgcgtacatattccacgatttgggaaataccgtgtataatatacgccaaaaccggtttttgcgtgcatataatacgcgcggtcctaaacgtgttaaaacgtgttttccacgtttgacacgtccgctggtggaggcgtgagcatcacagacagccccactaACGAACAATTAGCTTttctaaccataaccgtaatcctaacccgaacgacgtcatttagaaaagagccggaggatttctggcCACGTggtcaaaacgaaacctaaaaagccattttcccgagccgccgttattgaaggtgtttaatccgtgtatcattcgttcacggattgtgtttacatccgcggtcggtcccgtggtagaggcgtggaaataGGCAGACGGttacaataaactcactcctgattggcgacagtacttcctgtagattcatgactcagctatgactcagaccaatcgctgaagattgtttgcaaatggcggtatccgtttcaggaattgacggtgaaagcggcggtcTACTTTCGCttggagaggaagtaatgcatttccaatgggggacctcagtgctcgatctgtccattgtttttacagtctatggttctgACACGAAAGAAGAATACCGGAAATCAAGAAAAATGCAACGGCGGGAGGAAGTGATGGAAAAGGAGGGAGACTCTTTCCGGCTATCccttcagccaatcagcttcctccatctgtcTTTTGCATCCTCTAACAGCAGataccttcatgtcttcatcatCCAGAAACCTCCTctctggtcttcctctagacctcttcctgcagctctagacacATAATCCTACCAATAACTGAACTGAATCTGGTCTGCACATGTCGGAACATCTGGACACGTCGGAACCGTCTCTTTCCGGACACGTCGGAACATCTGAACACGTCGGAACGTCTCGGTCGGGACACGTCGGAACGTCTCGGTCTGGACACGTCGGACCGTCTCGGTCGGGACACGTCGGAACGTCTCGGTCTGGACACGTCGGACCGTTTCGGTCTGGACACGTCGGAACGTCTCGGTCTGTACACGTCGGAACCGTCTCTTTCCGGACACGTCGGAACATCTGAACACGTCGGAACGTCTCGGTCTGGACACGTCGGACCGTTTCGGTCTGGACACGTCGGAACCGTCTCGGTCTATACACGTCGAAACCGTCTCGGTCTGGACACGTCGGAACAGTCTCTTTCCGGACACATCGGAACGTCTCGGTCTGAACACGTCGGAACCTTCTCGGTCTGGACACGTCGGAAAGTCTCGGTCTGGACACGTCGGAATATCTGGACACGTCGGAACAGTCTCTTTCCGGACACGTCGGACGGTCTCGGTCTGGACACGTCGGAACATCTGGACACGTCGGAACAGTCTCTTTCCGGACACGTCGGACGGTCTCGGTCTGGACACGTCGGAACATCTCGGTCTGGACACGTCAGAATGTCTCGGTCAGGACACGTCGGAACATCTGAACACGTCGGAACGTCTCGGTCTGGACACGTCGGAACGTCTCTTTCCGGACACGTCGGAACGTCTCGGTCTAGACACGTCAGAACCGTCTCGCTCTCGACACGTCGGAACGTCTCAGTCTGGACACGTCGGAACGTCTCGGTCTAGACACGTCGGACCGTCTCAGTCTGTACACGTCGAACCGTCTCGGTCTGGACACGTCGAACCGTCTCGGTCTGGACACGTCGGAGCATCTCGGTCTGGACTCTCTGACTTTATCCCCAGAACCTCTTAGATCTTCTGATCCTCTGATGTACTCATCCCTGACGTGATCCATCCTGGTctctcccaaagagaacctcagcatcttcatctctgcttcctgtctctcGGTTGAACCACACGGCTGCAGTTTTCTTCTCCTTTCAGCTGAAACTCTTAACATGAGGGAGGGATAGATGTAAAAAGCAGAAGTGACACAATAGAGAGGAAAGATGAAGGAGGGAGGGGCAACTTTGCAGCAGAGCAGGAACTGACACGTCCCACGTTATTGAATGCGGCACGTGACCTCGTCTTTTGCAGTCTGGGTCCAGCGGTCTGCAGTGTGCTGCGTCTATCTGGACCACTGAAGAAACAGTACGCTCAGGTGAGCTCACCCGTCTCCCTCCTGCCTCACCTGGCTGCTCTGGTTAGGATCGGTTCTGCTCCTTCACCAGGAACACGGCTTGGACCTGGACCAGCTGCTGGGTCCTGGTCCGTATAAGGAGCAGTACCGGGCCGACATGATCCTCTGGGGAGAAGCCCGCCGCAGCCAGGACCCAGGCTTCTTCTGTCGCTTAGCAACCGCAGGAGCAGCGCAGCCTGTGTGGGTATGTGTCTGATATTCTATCTCCATGGCGACAGGACGGGGCAGGCGCTCACCGTCACCCTGTGATTGGTCAGGTGGTCAGTGATGCGAGGCGGCTGTCAGACCTGCAGTGGTTCCGGTCCGAGTTCACGCAGCAGACCGTCAGCGTGAGAGTTCAGTGCTCAAATGAAACGCGGCAAAAAAGGGGGTGGAGCTTCACCCCAGGTAAGTGCACCTTTTTGTCAGCAGCCATCACCGCGACAACCCGACTGACTGACCACCTGTCTTCCAGGCGTGGATGACGCTGAGTCAGAGTGCGGGCTGGACGAAGGCGTGCACTTTGATTGGGTAATCACCAACGAGGCCGCCGCCCCCCCCCTGGatgagcagctgcagccaatCCTGGACCTGGCGAGAAAGGCTGCCGCTTCAGCCAATCAGTGACCCTGCACACTCACCTGGTCGATTAGAGGCTGTGCAGCGACGGCAGACGTAGAACTGTTCTGCATCTCAGGTCCAGAGTGGCAATGCACGTTGGGTAAAACGTCCTCAGTAATGCAGCTGATCAGAACGATCGACGGCTCCACAGATCAATAAAGAGTCGCTGTCTActttggtgcttttattttataaaatcctGTCGTGTTACAAGAGCGGTGTCATGGTCTCTACGTGTAAACAACTCAAACGGATGGAGATTGGCCCCAGATCCTCATTTGGCAGCAGAATCAACGACCACTTTGGCCACGCCCCCAAAACAGAAAGTTTATGGCTGACAGGAAGTTGGCTGCAACTCAATGATCATAGCAATTGATTAGGAACAAATACTGAATTAGTCATTGATTAGCTGTTAGCCGTAAAACAAAGACAAGGAATGTGACAgcaggaatcatcacaggagaggccccgccccctcacgGCGGGTGCAGGCGGGAGCTTCAGCAGGAGCCCAGCTCATCCATGGTCTGCTTCAGCGTGGCCTGCAGCTCCATGTTGGCGTTCCTGGCGGCAGTCAGAGCATCTGCAAGAAAATGCCGTCATGGTAACCTTTCTGGACTGGTTCCGGTGGTTCTCAGACGTGCTGACGGGaacgtttgtttttctgtcagagCGAGTCGACCTCGCCGGGAAAACGTCATCGACTAAACGTAAACAGAACCAGGACTTTCTGAAGGGCACCACCAACGGGTCGCCATGCGCCGGTGTTTATAAGATCagggatcagatcagatcactGCAGAGATCTCTCACCTTCCAGCCCGTCGATGGTTTTCTCCAGTTTGGAAACCGTCCGCTCGGAGAGTTCAGCTCGAGTCTCGgcctgaaaacacagaaggtgAGTCAGCAGGTGAGTCAGCAGGTGACAGGAACATCAGTTCTCCTGAGAGCAGAACAGACTCACCTCCTTTAGCTTGCTGCACAGGTTCTTGATCTCCTCCTCATAGCGGTCCTCCTTCAGGGAGTACTGAGACAGAGAACAACCCAACCAATCAGAGAGTGGTTCCCTGGACCGAACAGTCCTGGACCCTAACACTACCGGACCCCAACACTACCGGACCAAAACACCTGTAGACTTAAGTCAACAATAGGTCTGCCCTCTTGAGGCTCTGATCCATTCTCAACGGGCCAACTCACAACTGATTAACAGGATCAAGTGCATCGGCCAATCAGGAGATGCCAGATCAGTGCATGTctgaaaacaggcaggaatcTGGGCCTCTGGCCCTTCCCCTTAAACTGGACCAACCGAAAGAGCACGCCTTTGTCTAgcccaggggtcaccaacaggTCGCCCGCGAGCgccacatcagtcgcccgcaggcctcttctaaaaatagcacaactcacttgtgagctgctcgaaaattttattttattgtgatgcaatttttttaaatcccacctGCCTATATAaagaattaaacattaaaacatcttaaagatagatgttcattatttctgaagccaaaaacagccTGNNNNNNNNNNNNNNNNNNNNNNNNNNNNNNNNNNNNNNNNNNNNNNNNNNNNNNNNNNNNNNNNNNNNNNNNNNNNNNNNNNNNNNNNNNNNNNNNNNNNNNNNNNNNNNNNNNNNNNNNNNNNNNNNNNNNNNNNNNNNNNNNNNNNNNNNNNNNNNNNNNNNNNNNNNNNNNNNNNNNNNNNNNNNNNNNNNNNNNNNNNNNNNNNNNNNNNNNNNNNNNNNNNNNNNNNNNNNNNNNNNNNNNNNNNNcgtcactcaaatgctcctttttagacgatcaaataaaaaaaacacatattgccgtgtttataatgacttatcgcgtgagttggtttgtgttttatcgcattattatgaaaccgtatcattgtgacactgttttttctaaattcccagaatttggttaaagtttcatgtgtaatgactcagaacccagagctgctgagtgtttctgcatggtgcgttcactgaaccccggatatcggcagtaaaacgaagcattttatcagagaaaacatagaacaccggcactgatcaGGATATAATCGAGTGATTAAAAAGTGtcgacttttttttctgaaaaactgatttgtttcgctgcgggttgtttaaaaatgacaaagtttagtcgactgagttgggccgagtgtctgttcgcttatgtccagaggtcagtgaacgcaccgtgcgcagattcttgtctgctgtgggatctgtcaatcaacctgttcggaggtttaaggaaaataaagggatgggtgcatgagactgaattaaagcgtttgaggagcgtatccactaataatagttattattaattaataataattaattaataattgattaataagttataattttgttaaaaacatttcatttggtcattacctcaaaatgtgacaagatctgttgagattaataaagttctaaatattgatatctgtttctcagcttgttgtcattattgataattatgctaagaaatcagtgtcttcacatagagaagaatcattattattattattaatagtgaataactaaaggcaaactaagcaaatgtattatttcaaactggtagcccttcgtatgattcagtacccatgaagtagcccgcagtttcaaaaaggttggtgacccctggtctagagcaAGGGTGCCCGGTGTCCCACATGTTGGAGAAAGCTCTACGGACTCCCGGCTGGGAACCTGTGCTGCTCCTTTAAGGAACTGGACCACAGCAGAACCGCATCAGGACCGCATCGGACCCACAGCAGAACCACAGGAGCTAcattaaaggggccctaccatgaaaattctactttttgaggttttaaatgcattctactgttcattcctcactataaagaaccccaaaagagtattttgatccattcgtgcatttaagagtaatcctctaaaaacctgcaccgtctgcagcagcccctcccatacccacaaaaacgagcggttggaaacgtgctgaagTAAGATCGAtaccaacagctccctccaggaagagtctgtgctgcaagctccgcccccggCTTAAACAACACTTAATTTATCTCCTTACCAGTGATAATCAGCGgaaaaaaccttttgttttagatgcagaatatcagaattatcttccagttgtgtcctgtcttcagtaaattccagctcaaacaggtgtttttacttttttcgcAGCGCTACCTCAAGACGCTACCTTAACACCTGATCCCGCACAGCCGTGCAGAAgctgcgtgtgtttgtgttgtgaagtttAGTGATGGCCAGACCTGCTAAAGGCAGATGTATCATATGTggatccatctttgaagaactttggattattttggtggGAGAAATACGGAGACACGGATTTTGTCTGGGATGTCGTCATGATGCAAACAGCACGCAGCGGGAGGCGGAGCTTGAGGAATCGAGCGTTTTACTTTCAGGTAGaaacaaactcacaaaatatGACTAAtacttcataaataatttgttttttagtggtccaaatgtaatatCTGATCATgtttatggatatagttcaaTCATGGTGGCCCCTTTAAGAGGGTCATGCAGGTTCTGGAGCAGTTTGCCGTTAAGGAGGAACAAATGCCGTCCGGTAGCGGTTCACACCCGTCTGTCTCCAAAGGGATGAATGTCAGAGAAACGAGCTGAAAAGGATGTGGGAGGTACTTGCAGcgagctcctcctcctgtcccCACCTCCCCTCCTCATACCTTCTCGGACTGCGCCTCCAGAGACTTTGCACTGGCGAAGACAgttttcagctcctcctccaaaGCACGACCCTTACTGCAGATCAGAGGTTACATCACAGTGCACTGTCAGATAAGTGGGCGTGGTCTTCTGTCAGGTGTAGAGGCTGCAGGTAAAGCCAtgcacagagcagcaggaggaggagctgaagcagcagctgaaggtcagaggtcatggaggcaggaggaggagctcagaTAGCTGGAGGGTCACGTGACCTCATATACCTTGTCCTCAGATGCTTGCAGgctcttcagcgattggtcgaAACtcctcagctgctcctccaaCCTCCGAACTTTACTGTTAGAGGCGGAGAGACAGACAGGTGGGAAGAGAGGGAGAGGCGGCGGCCAtagtttccatggaaacaagAAGAAGGATGCAGAGCGCGGTTAGTGAAGCCATAAAGGGAAATCCTCCTCCACGTCCTCTGGACATCACAGGTGTGTCCGCAGGTGGCACTCACCTGTCGGCCTGCTCCGCTCGGTCTTCAGACCGCTCCAGCTCTCCCTCCACCATCACCAGCTTCCGAGCCACCTGTCAATCAAGAAGAGCCTCTGCTGAGCGTGTCCTCATGAACGATCCAGGCCAGCGCTGGCTGAAGGTGGGCACTGTCA of the Oryzias melastigma strain HK-1 unplaced genomic scaffold, ASM292280v2 sc00280, whole genome shotgun sequence genome contains:
- the pmvk gene encoding phosphomevalonate kinase isoform X1, translating into MEVRGPGPELVLVFSGKRKSGKDYITDLISDRLGPAVCSVLRLSGPLKKQYAQEHGLDLDQLLGPGPYKEQYRADMILWGEARRSQDPGFFCRLATAGAAQPVWVVSDARRLSDLQWFRSEFTQQTVSVRVQCSNETRQKRGWSFTPGVDDAESECGLDEGVHFDWVITNEAAAPPLDEQLQPILDLARKAAASANQ
- the pmvk gene encoding phosphomevalonate kinase isoform X2, with amino-acid sequence MEVRGPGPELVLVFSGKRKSGKDYITDLISDRLGPAVCSVLRLSGPLKKQYAQDGAGAHRHPVIGQVVSDARRLSDLQWFRSEFTQQTVSVRVQCSNETRQKRGWSFTPGVDDAESECGLDEGVHFDWVITNEAAAPPLDEQLQPILDLARKAAASANQ